TGGTGGTACATCAAAATAGGAAGTTTTGCCATGGACTACTTTATAAATTCTAAAAAAAACATTTTAACTTAAACTTCTCCCCGCTTACATCTCCCGTCTCAAGTCTAAAATTACTACTTTTACGCAAACTACAAGTTGTTTTTGGAAAACCCTGTAAAAATCTCTGCCATTGCCATTACGCTCAACGAGGCGCACAATATTGAAGGCTATTTAAAAAGTCTTTGGTTTGCGGATGAAATTATAATTGTAGATTCCTTTAGCAGCGATAAAACGGTAGCTTTGGCTTCCGCGCACAAAAAAGTAACGGTTTACCAACGGGTGTTCGACAATTTTTCGGCACAGAAAAACTTCGCCATTTCAAAAGCTAAAAATGAGTGGGTAACATTTTTTGATTTAGATGAAGAAATAACTCCCGAACTCGCCAATGAAATTGTAGCGAAATTTAAAAATCCCGCTGCCATTGCCTATTTTGTTAAACGCGACTTCTATTTTATGGGGAAACGCATTAAATACAGTGGTTTGCAAAACGATTTTATCATTCGTTTCTTTAATAAAAACCACTGTCGTTACAACGCAAATTTAGTCCATGAAACTTTAGAAGCCGACGGTAAAACCGAAAATTTAAAAAATAGTCTACCGCACCACACCTACAAATCCTTTGACGATTATACCGCCAAAATGCACCAATACAGTGCGCTACAGGCTAAAATGCTTTATAAAAAAGGAAAGCGACCCAATTATTATCATTTCCTGTTCCGACCGTTTTACAGATTTTGGAACCAGTTTATTTTCCGATTGGGAATTTTGGACGGAAAGGAAGGCTTTATCCTCGCTTATGTAAGCGCTTTTTCAGTGTTTAAACGGTATGTGAACCTTTGGCTTTTATATCGAAAAATTGACTAATCTTAAATTGCAACTTTGAAACAAGTTTTTTTAGAATCGCATAATTTAAAAAACCGTTATTCTGGCTTTGGGCAGTTTAACTATCACTTTATTAAAGCTTTGGCAGCAGAACGGCCAAATGATTTTGAAATAGTTTTAAATGCGAAGAATATTTCAGAATTAAAAAATGAATTCGGCGATACTTTTAAATACCGAAAATACAATTCGCTTACACGCCATAAACCTTTCCGCATAAAGAAAAAGTACAATCTTTGGCATTGCTTAAACCAAAATATAAAGATTGAACCATTTTTCAATATTCCGTATTTACTCACGGTACACGATGTACATTTTGTAACCGAAGGTTCTGCGGAATTGCAGCAAAAATTAAAAAAACAATTTGACGAAAAGCTTAAACGCAGCAGCGCCATCGCCTATATTTCAGAGTTCGCAAAACAGGATACACACGCACATTTTGAAGTTCCCAATATTCCCGAATACGTAATTTACAACGGCAATACAATTACCGATATTTCAATTCCGACAGATTACAAACCTTCCATTTTACCACCAAAACCCTATCTTTTTTCCATCGGGGATTTCAGCGAACGGAAAAATTTTATGAGTCTGGTAGAAATGTTGCGGTTTTTGCCGGAATATAATTTGGTGCTGGCAGGCAGTAACAGTTCGAATTACGCCGAAAAGCTTTCTGAAAAAGTAAAACATTTCGGTTTTGAAAACAGGGTATTTCAACCTGGAAAAATAGCCGATTTAGACAAACAGTATTATCTGCAAAATTGCGAAGCTTTTGTTTTCCCATCGCATCGGGAAGGTTTCGGCATTCCACCAATTGAAGCAATGCGTTTTGGGAAACCAGTATTTCTTTCAAATAACACTTCCCTACCCGAAATTGGTGGCGAGCACAGCTTTTTTTGGGATCACTACGAGCCCGAATATATGGCGAATGTGTTGAAAGATGGAATGAATACGTATAACAACAACAAAGCGTTTTATGAAAATTGGTACATCGAACGCGCCAAAAGTTTTAGTTGGCAAACAACCGCCAAAAAATATATTGAGGTGTATAAAAGCTTGCTATAACCATATAAATATTTAAAATTTTCGGCCATCTGCCACAGTTGGTAATTGTATCTTTGCCAAAATAAATCTTAAAAATTCCGCTGCTAAAAATTATGGGATGGATGTAGCCATTATCATTGTTAATTACAACTCTTCAAAATACACTTTGGAGTGCGTAAACACTGTGGTTGAAAAAACTTCAGAAGCCATTTCCTACCAAATAATTGTGGTGGATAACAATTCCACAGCTGTAGAATATAAAATTTTAAAGGAAGGTTTTCCCACCAAACCTAACATTTCACTGCACCGAAGCAACATAAACACGGGCTTTGGCGGCGGCAATATGTTCGGGGCGCAATTCGCAAATGCAGATTATTTACTTTTTCTGAATAACGATGCAATGTTGCTCAACGACTGCTTGCATATTTTGCTGAATTTTATGAAAGCGAATCCAAAAGTGGGGGTTTCAACAGCGCAAAATTTTGATGAGAACAATGATTTTGTTCCTTCTTTTGACCATAATAAAGGCTTGCGAAGATTACTTTTCGGTAGAAGTTTTCTTGAAAAAAACAATCCGGAATTATATCCCAAGCGCAAAAAAGAATATTCCGAACCAGTAAAAGTAAATTGGGTAAATGGTGCTTTTCTTTTTTTTGACAGCAAGGCATTTGCAGAGGTAGGCGGGTTTGACACCAATATTTTTCTGTATTGGGAGGAGATGGATATTTGCCATCGCTTAAAAAAATTGGGGTATGAAAGTTGGCTGGTCCCCGAAGCGCAAATTTTGCACCATCAAGGGGTAAGTACGGGTACTTCGCAAGCGATGAATAGGGAGAGTTATATTTCGTATTTATATGTGCTTCGGAAAAATTACGGCTTTGGAAAGTATTTGCTTATCAGAACTTATTTGTGTGTGGCACTATTGCTGAAACCCAAAAAATGGCACTTGTTGCCGATAATTTTAAAGAGCAACAACCAAACACAATCTTTAAAACGAAAACAAAAAATGAGCTTTTTAGATGAAAACTGAAATTGAAAATTGTTTGGATATTTTAAAAAAGGGAGGGTTAATTCTTTATCCAACTGACACTGTTTGGGGCATTGGCTGCGATGCCACTAATCATGAGGCTGTTGAAAGAATATTTCAACTTAAAAAACGAAGCGATAAAAAGTCGCTAATCTGCTTGGTAAGCGATTTTAGAATGCTGAACGAATATATTGAAAACGTACCCGAAGTGGCATACGATATTTTAAAATATGCCAAAAAGCCCACGACAATTATTTACGACGACCCAATTCGCGTAGCGGAAAATTTAATTGCCGAAGACAATTCGCTTGCAGTGCGGGTTCCAAAAGACGATTTTTGCAAAACATTGATCAAGAAATTACGGCATCCATTGGTCTCAACTTCCGCAAATATAAGCGGCACAAATACGCCGCAAAGTTTTAAGGAAATAGACCCTTTAATTTTGGAAGGCGTGGACTATGTTGTAAATTTGCATCACGAAAAAAAATCGGGAAAACCCTCGGCTATTATTAAGTTGAAAAACGATGGTTCCGTAAAGGTTATTCGGAAGTAAGTATTGCCACGAATTCACGATTTTTTTTTTAAACAACACTCTAATACAATGGCAAATATTATATATAAAGAGGATAGCTATGCTATTGTCGGCTGTATGTTTGACGTGTATAATGAATTGGGTAGTGGTTTTTCCGAAATTGTTTATAAAGATGCTATTGAATATGAATTTAAACAAAAGGATATTCCATTCGAAAGAGAAAAGCAATATTCAGTAAAATATAAAGACATTACTTTACCACATAAATTTTATGCAGATTTTGTGGTTATGGATAAAATAATTTTGGAAGTTAAATCTGTTGAAATGCTTAACGATAAACATTTAGCTCAATGCATTAACTATTTAAAAGTTTCAGAATGTAAGCTGGCACTTTTAGTGAATTTCCAAAAAGAATTTTTAGACCATAAGAGAATTGTCCTATAAATAAAAATAATAAAAGCCCACCACACCATATTAGTGTATTCGTGGCAAAAAAAAATATTAGTGGTCAACCCATCCTACATATCAGCATTACAAAACCCAATCTTTAGAACCATTTCCAAAGCCGCTTCAAACTTAAACTTGGAGAGCTATGTAATTGGGGGCTATGTGCGCGACTATATTTTAAATCGCGGTGAAGCCAAGGATATTGATATTGTTGCTGTAGGAAGTGGCATTGAACTGGCACAGGAAGTTTCAAGATTGCTTCCGGGAAAACCAAAAGTTTCCGTCTTTAAAACCTATGGCACGGCCATGCTGAAAAGTGGGGGGATAGAGCTTGAGTTTGTAGGCGCACGTAAGGAATCGTATTCCGAAGAAAGCAGAAATCCTGCTGTGGAAAACGGCAGTTTGGCTGACGATCAAAACCGAAGGGATTTTACCATTAACGCCCTAGCCTTGAGTCTGAATGATGAAAATTTTGGTAAGCTATTAGATCCTTTTAACGGAATTGCCGATCTGGAAAACCATATAATCCGAACTCCGCTCGATCCAGATATAACGTATAGCGACGACCCATTGCGGATGTTGCGGGCCATTCGTTTTGCAACCCAATTAAATTTTATTATTGAAAAAGATTCCTTGGCAGCTATTAAGCGAAATGCCAAAAGAATAAAAATAATTTCAAAGGAACGAATTGTTGACGAGCTGAATAAAATGCTGCTCGCCGATGTACCTTCAAAAGGTTTCGCTCTTTTGCACAAAACGGGTTTATTACCCTATATACTACCAGAATTGGTGGCATTACAGGGCATTGACGAAAAAGAAGGGCAAACCCATAAAGACAATTTTTGGCATACACTGGAGGTGGTCGATAATATTTCAAAAGCAACGGACGACCTTTGGCTTCGATGGGCTGCATTGCTTCACGATATCGGAAAAGCGCCAACAAAAAGATTCGACAAAAAATTGGGGTGGACCTTTCACACACACGAGTTTGTTGGTGCAAAAATGGTTTACAAACTTTTTAAAAGGCTGAAAATGCCGCTGAACGATAAAATGAAGTTCGTTCAGAAAATGGTTTTAATGAGCTCCCGTCCCATCGCCTTAGCCAGCGATGTAACCGATAGTGCCGTGCGTCGCTTAATTTTTGACGCAGGTGAAAATGTAGAAGATCTAATGACTCTTTGCGAGGCCGATATTACTACGAAAAATCCGAAAAAGTTTAAAAAATATCACGCCAATTTTCAATTGGTGCGCGATAAAATTGTAGAGGTTGAAGAACGAGACCATGTTCGCAACTTTCAGCCCCCAGTAAGCGGTGAAGAAATCATGAAAACCTTTAATTTAAAACCTTCGCGCGAGATCGGACTTATTAAAGACGCCATAAAAGAAGCAATTCTCGAAGGAGAAATCCCAAATGAATACGAAGCGGCAAAGGAGTTTATGTTGAAGAAAGGGGCTGAAATTGGATTGACGATTGATGATTAACGATTGAGGATTGACGATTGTTGATTGCTGAACTTAAATCTGTCACCCTGAGCGCAGTCGAAGGATGGAATACAAAAAATAGTATCATATAATAATTAGTGAATTCGTGGTAAAAAAAGACAACAAAAAAGTAATTTACTGGCTCCTCACAGGATGTTTCCTGATTTTTATAATGGTTGTGGTTGGCGGTATAACGCGGCTTACCCATTCGGGGCTTTCAATTTCCAGTTATAAATTGGTCTCTGGCACCATTCCGCCGTTAAACGAAGCCGAATGGATAGCCGAATTTGAACATTACCAGCAATTTCCGGAATATCAAAAACTTCACAATCACTTCGATTTGGAGGATTTTAAGGATATTTACTTCTGGGAATACATTCATCGAGTTTTGGGCAGATTGTTGGGTATCGTATTTCTAGTGCCGTTTTTCTATTTTCTGCTGAAAAAACAACTCACCAAACCCACTATTAAAAAAGCGATCATCCTCCTATTTCTGGGTGGTTTCCAAGGGTTTTTGGGCTGGTATATGGTAAAAAGCGGGTTGATAGATAGGCCTAGTGTGAGTCATTACAGGCTGGCCATGCATCTTACAACCGCCTTTTTAACTTTTGCATATACCTTTTGGGTAGCCTTAGATTTAATTTATCCGGTTAAAAAAGAAATAAACACCCATATCCGAAACATTATTCGTTTTGGAATGGCGGTATTGCTCATTCAAATTATATGGGGCGCCTTTGTAGCTGGGCTCGATGCGGGTTGGATTCACAACCATTGGCCCTTTATGAACGAAGGAAAATTAATACACGAAACTGTTTATACAGAGCAAGTGCCCCTGTGGAAAAACTTTGTAGAAGGTAAAAGCGGGGTGCAATTTGTGCATCGCTATATGGCGTATTTGGTGGTTGCCGTAATACTATTTATTTGGTACAAAACCCGAAAATTATCCCTAACAAACCTGCAACAAAAAAGTATAAACGCTTTACTTATCTTGGTTTTCACACAGTTTATATTGGGTGTTTACACATTGATTCTGCAAGTTCCCGTAGTTTTGGGTGTGTTGCATCAGGTTACCGCCTTTTTTCTCTTGGCCTCTATGACTTTTGTGCTACATAGATTTTCAAAATAAAAGGAAGTCAAAAACCGTAAATTACAACTAAAACTGCCTACTTTTTAATACCTTTGCAACCCAAAAAATTAAACAAAATGATTTACCGTTTCAGAGTTATTTTAGACACCCACGAAGATGTTTTTCGCGATATTGAAATTAACGCTTCTGCTTCATTGGAAGATTTTCACAACGCAATAACCCAATCTTTTGGCTTTGATGGTCTGGAAATGGCTTCCTTTTACATCAGTAACGATTTATGGGAAGAAGGTGAAGAAATCTCACTATTTGACGTTAGCGACGAAGAAGGAGGTACGCGCGTAATGAACGAAACCTATTTGAAAGATGTAGTTGATGAAAATAGCACCCGATTGCTTTATGTGTACGATTTTCTAAATATGTGGACGTTTATGGTGGAACTTGCCGATATTGCCGAAGCGGAAACCGGGCAGATATATCCAAACTTGATGTACTCGCACGGTCAAATTCCCGAAGAAGCTCCAGAAAAAGAATTTATTGCAGAAGAAATTGAAGACGACGACCTTGACGAAGAATTTGATCTTGATCCGGAAGATTACGACAATCTCGATTTTGACGAAAACTGGAATTGATTCGGTTGTCGGTTGTCGGTTGTCGGTTGTCGGTTGTCGGTTGTCGGTTGTCGGTTGTCGGTTGTCGGTTGTCGGTTAAAAAATTTTACTTATTTACATATTCACTTACTCACTTTTTAAAAAATGATCAATCTTTTTAGCACCCATATTGCATCCCTTTCCATTCATAGAGTGGGTAATAAAAGTAGA
This region of Aequorivita marisscotiae genomic DNA includes:
- a CDS encoding glycosyltransferase family 4 protein; the protein is MKQVFLESHNLKNRYSGFGQFNYHFIKALAAERPNDFEIVLNAKNISELKNEFGDTFKYRKYNSLTRHKPFRIKKKYNLWHCLNQNIKIEPFFNIPYLLTVHDVHFVTEGSAELQQKLKKQFDEKLKRSSAIAYISEFAKQDTHAHFEVPNIPEYVIYNGNTITDISIPTDYKPSILPPKPYLFSIGDFSERKNFMSLVEMLRFLPEYNLVLAGSNSSNYAEKLSEKVKHFGFENRVFQPGKIADLDKQYYLQNCEAFVFPSHREGFGIPPIEAMRFGKPVFLSNNTSLPEIGGEHSFFWDHYEPEYMANVLKDGMNTYNNNKAFYENWYIERAKSFSWQTTAKKYIEVYKSLL
- a CDS encoding L-threonylcarbamoyladenylate synthase, encoding MKTEIENCLDILKKGGLILYPTDTVWGIGCDATNHEAVERIFQLKKRSDKKSLICLVSDFRMLNEYIENVPEVAYDILKYAKKPTTIIYDDPIRVAENLIAEDNSLAVRVPKDDFCKTLIKKLRHPLVSTSANISGTNTPQSFKEIDPLILEGVDYVVNLHHEKKSGKPSAIIKLKNDGSVKVIRK
- a CDS encoding COX15/CtaA family protein encodes the protein MVKKDNKKVIYWLLTGCFLIFIMVVVGGITRLTHSGLSISSYKLVSGTIPPLNEAEWIAEFEHYQQFPEYQKLHNHFDLEDFKDIYFWEYIHRVLGRLLGIVFLVPFFYFLLKKQLTKPTIKKAIILLFLGGFQGFLGWYMVKSGLIDRPSVSHYRLAMHLTTAFLTFAYTFWVALDLIYPVKKEINTHIRNIIRFGMAVLLIQIIWGAFVAGLDAGWIHNHWPFMNEGKLIHETVYTEQVPLWKNFVEGKSGVQFVHRYMAYLVVAVILFIWYKTRKLSLTNLQQKSINALLILVFTQFILGVYTLILQVPVVLGVLHQVTAFFLLASMTFVLHRFSK
- a CDS encoding IS1096 element passenger TnpR family protein, whose amino-acid sequence is MIYRFRVILDTHEDVFRDIEINASASLEDFHNAITQSFGFDGLEMASFYISNDLWEEGEEISLFDVSDEEGGTRVMNETYLKDVVDENSTRLLYVYDFLNMWTFMVELADIAEAETGQIYPNLMYSHGQIPEEAPEKEFIAEEIEDDDLDEEFDLDPEDYDNLDFDENWN
- a CDS encoding CCA tRNA nucleotidyltransferase encodes the protein MVNPSYISALQNPIFRTISKAASNLNLESYVIGGYVRDYILNRGEAKDIDIVAVGSGIELAQEVSRLLPGKPKVSVFKTYGTAMLKSGGIELEFVGARKESYSEESRNPAVENGSLADDQNRRDFTINALALSLNDENFGKLLDPFNGIADLENHIIRTPLDPDITYSDDPLRMLRAIRFATQLNFIIEKDSLAAIKRNAKRIKIISKERIVDELNKMLLADVPSKGFALLHKTGLLPYILPELVALQGIDEKEGQTHKDNFWHTLEVVDNISKATDDLWLRWAALLHDIGKAPTKRFDKKLGWTFHTHEFVGAKMVYKLFKRLKMPLNDKMKFVQKMVLMSSRPIALASDVTDSAVRRLIFDAGENVEDLMTLCEADITTKNPKKFKKYHANFQLVRDKIVEVEERDHVRNFQPPVSGEEIMKTFNLKPSREIGLIKDAIKEAILEGEIPNEYEAAKEFMLKKGAEIGLTIDD
- a CDS encoding glycosyltransferase family 2 protein, with amino-acid sequence MENPVKISAIAITLNEAHNIEGYLKSLWFADEIIIVDSFSSDKTVALASAHKKVTVYQRVFDNFSAQKNFAISKAKNEWVTFFDLDEEITPELANEIVAKFKNPAAIAYFVKRDFYFMGKRIKYSGLQNDFIIRFFNKNHCRYNANLVHETLEADGKTENLKNSLPHHTYKSFDDYTAKMHQYSALQAKMLYKKGKRPNYYHFLFRPFYRFWNQFIFRLGILDGKEGFILAYVSAFSVFKRYVNLWLLYRKID
- a CDS encoding glycosyltransferase family 2 protein produces the protein MDVAIIIVNYNSSKYTLECVNTVVEKTSEAISYQIIVVDNNSTAVEYKILKEGFPTKPNISLHRSNINTGFGGGNMFGAQFANADYLLFLNNDAMLLNDCLHILLNFMKANPKVGVSTAQNFDENNDFVPSFDHNKGLRRLLFGRSFLEKNNPELYPKRKKEYSEPVKVNWVNGAFLFFDSKAFAEVGGFDTNIFLYWEEMDICHRLKKLGYESWLVPEAQILHHQGVSTGTSQAMNRESYISYLYVLRKNYGFGKYLLIRTYLCVALLLKPKKWHLLPIILKSNNQTQSLKRKQKMSFLDEN
- a CDS encoding GxxExxY protein produces the protein MANIIYKEDSYAIVGCMFDVYNELGSGFSEIVYKDAIEYEFKQKDIPFEREKQYSVKYKDITLPHKFYADFVVMDKIILEVKSVEMLNDKHLAQCINYLKVSECKLALLVNFQKEFLDHKRIVL